The sequence TCCCGTTGTGGTGGGTCTCGGTCACCTCGATGTCGTAGTCCGGGAGCGCCGCCACCGCCTCGCGGACGGCGCGTCGGAGTCCGGCGATGCCGCGCGAGAAGTTCGCCGCCTTCAGCAGCGGAATCGATTCGCCGGCGTCTTCGAGCGCCGACTGCTGTTCCTCGGAGAAGCCGGTCGTGCCGACGACGACGGGAACCCCGGCTTCGACGCACGCGGCGGCGTACTCGACGCTGGATTCCGGGCCGGTGAAGTCGACGAGCACGTCGGGGTCCCGTTCCGCGAGCAGCGACGGCAGGTCGGCTGCGTCTTCGATTTCTTCACCCTGGCCGCTGCGGGCGACTGCGAGGACGACGTTGAGGTCGTCGCGGTCGGCGGCCAGTTCCCGAAGTTCGCCGCCCATCCGACCAGTTGCGCCGGTGATGGCGATTCTGATTGGCCGACCCCGTACGTCGTCGCCCGCGCTCATCCGCTCGTCGCCTCCGCTTCCCGTGCTTCGGGTTGGAGGTCGTCCAGCAGTTCCCGCAGGCGCTGGCGGTGCTCTTCGGAGAGCCGCGTCAGCGGCGCGCGCAGGTCGGCGGGACCGTAGCCGCGCATCGCCATCGCCTCCTTCACCGGGATGGGGTTCGTCTCGACGAACAGCTGGCGGGTGAGCGGTCCGAGTTCGTGGTGAATCCCGCGGGCGCGGGCGTAGTCGCCGTCGAGCGCCGCCGAGACGAGTTCGACCGTCCGCTCGGGTTCGACGTTGGCGACGACGCTGATGGTTCCGGCGCCGCCCACGGAGAGGACGGGTAACGTGAGGCCGTCGTCGCCCGAGAGCACCGAGAATTCTTCCTCTTGGGTGCGCTCGACGACTTCCGAAATCTGGTTCAGGTCGCCGCTGGCGGCCTTGTAGCCCGCGACGTTCTCGTGAGATGCGAGTTCGGCGACGGTGTCGACGGTCATGTTCCGGCCGGTTCGCGAGGGGACGTTGTAGACGATTTGCGGCACGTCCACCTCGTCGGCGATGGTGCGGTAGTGGTCGACCATCCCGGCGGGTTCGGGCTTGTTGTAGTACGGCGAGATGAGGAGGAGGGCGTCCGCGCCGGCGTCGGCCGAGCGTCGGGAGAGTTCGAGCGCTTCGCGGGTGGAGTTCGACCCCGACCCGGCGATAACGGGAACGTCGACGGCGTCGACGACGGCTTCAACCACGTCGACGTGTTCGTCGTGGCTGAGCGTCGCGCTCTCGCCCGTCGAGCCGACGGGGACGAGGCCGGCGACCCCGGCGGCTTCGAGGCGTCGGGCGTCGGTCCGCAGTTGTTCGAAGTCGATGCGTCCTTCCGAGGTGAACGGCGTCGTCATCGCCGGGTACACCCCGCGGAACTGGGTGGTTGTCATTGGTGCTGTGTGGTTGGTCGAGAGAGACGGTGAGATATCGGTGCGCGTCGGAGTTCGCCCGAGACGGGGTCGCCACCCCCGCCGCGAGCGATCAGTACGCGCGTTTTTTCAGAAAAGTCGGCCGCGTCGCTGTCGCGGGGCGTGTCCCGAACGCGACGGCCGAGTGAGTCACGTTCCGACCAAGGGAGTCTACGAGATTTATAGCTTACGTCGTCCGCCAATGCTGCCGACCGCGGGCGCTCCCGGGAGGGTCGCATCACTCTCGGCTGAAAACAAGGCATTAAACGGAGTCACTTCGAGTATGGAATCATGACCGAGATCCACCCGAACCAGCGCGTCGCCGTCTTGGTCGACGCGCAGAACCTCTACCACACGGCACAGAGTCTCTACTCTCGAAACATCGACTACTCCTCGCTCCTCGAAAAGAGCGTTCAAGACCGGGAACTCACCCGCGCCATCTCGTACGTCATCCGCGCGGACGCGCCCGACGAGGAACGCTTCTTCGAGGCGCTCGTCGACATCGGCTTCGAGACGAAGATAAAGGACATCAAGACGTTCGGCGACGGCTCGAAGAAGGCCGACTGGGACGTCGGGATGAGCTTAGACGCCGTGACGCTGGCGAGCCACGTCGACACCATCGTGCTCTGCACCGGCGACGGCGACTTCTCCCGGCTCTGCTCGCACCTGCGTCACGAGGGCGTCCGCGCCGAAGTGATGGCGTTCAAGCAGTCGACCGCCGAGGAACTCATCGAGGCGGCGGACTCGTTTTTGGACCTCTCGGAGCGACAGGAGACGTTCCTGCTCTGAGCGCGACGACCCGACGAGCACGGACCCCGAAGTCGAAGCGTTTTCGCCGTCCCCCGCTCAGAAGCGAGTATGAGCGATGCTGCGGACGTAGCTGATTTGCGCGTCGTCGCCGACTACCAGTTCGGCGCGGGCGCGGGCGACGCCTTGTTCCCCGAGACGGGCGACTTCGAACTCCGGCGGACCAAGAGCGGCCGCCCTCGACAGGTGTACGACGGCGACGACCGAGTCGTCTCCTACGGCGTCGACGGCCGGTTCCGCCTCGGCGTCGCGGGCGGCCGCCGCCTCATCGAGACGCTCGACGCACCCGCCTGTCGGGTCGTCGTCGGCGACGAGAGCGAGCCGTTCGTCCGCGACGGCAAGAACGTGTTCGCGAAATTCGTCCAGGAAGTCGGCGAGGAGATTCGACAGGGCGACGAGGTGGCCGTCGTCCACGAAGACGGGGGAGTGCTGGCCGTCGGCCGCGCGGAACTGTCCGCGTCGGCGATGCTCGACTTCGAGTCGGGGATGGCCGTGAAAGTGCGAAGCGGCGCGGGCGAGGCGTAGACATCAGAGGCGCTGTTGAAACCCTCAGTCGGTGATAGATGGAATTTGGCGTGCTGCATACAGAGCGCGAATCGGCCACTTGTCAGTAGTGGTCTGGCGAGGAATCGGATTGGGAGATACAGACAAAATATTTACCGATGCGACAGTTCCTCAAAGTCATGGATAGACGACAGTTCTTTCTCGGTACAACTACTGCTCTGGCATTTAGTATCTCCGCAGGCTGTTCCACGACCACGAGTTCTTCCCCTACTGCAACGGAGTCCTCGGCCAGCGAAGGAGCAGATGGAGTCACCCCGACAGCCTCTCCGACACCCGATCCCCTTCCGAACGTCCCAAACCCAACCAGTAACTGCGAGATTAGTGAGCTACCTGACGCAACCTATCCATCTCTGCCTTCCTCGGTTTCGGAATCAAGTGTGGAGAGCTATTCTCTTGAATTTGAGAAGGCGTACTCTTCGGCAACCGTGGAGAAAGAGTGGGAGGTCACCTTCAGCGGCTTCGATGGGTGGGACACCGAGGTCATGCAGAGGACGAAAGCGGGGTTTGTCGTCCGAGTGTGGGTGAGCGTAGACTTCACGAAGGAAAGCGGCAGCACGCCAGTTGCCGGGAGCGAGGAGTTCTACGGGTGGTATTACGTCACGGATGACTTCGCCGTTCGCGCACCCGGGGATTCGTCGGACTCGATTCCCTCGACCGGGTGGGAAACGGTCGCTTGTAAATAGGTGCGCTCTACCTATCGGTCTGTTCAACTCATCTAGTATAAAACAAAAAACGGCGGCTTGCTGAATACATCCCACTTCCAACAGATTGGTGACCGTTGGAGACACCACCCCGACCGAGACACCGCTCAGGTTCCCGGTTCGATGCGGTCGATGAGTCCATCGAAATCCGTGTCGAAGCTCAGTATCGCATCGATACCACGTGACTCGCACAGCGCGACGATCGACGCGTCGGTGAAACTGAGTTCGTGGTCGTCGTATCGGCGAAACGCGTCCAGGGACGCGCGAACGTCGTCCGGTTGGAGGTGAAGTAGCTCGAAGACGCGAGGGAACGGCTCTTCACCGAGGATTCGACTGGCGACGGCGTTCGCGGCCTCGAACGACCCCGTCCGAGCACGCGTAAGCGTCACCGTTTCGTCGAAGACGTAGTCGTTCGTGTACGGCTGTCCGTACTCACCATCGAGCAACGAGTCGAACGCATCGACGGCGTGGTCGTGTCGAGCCGCATCCGTGTCGTGGTGCGCGAAGAACACGCCGGTATCGACGAAGACGCTCATCCGTACAGCACGTCGTCGATATCGTCTTCGGTCGTCGTGACGCCCGACGAGACCATCCCATCGTGAAATCTCTCACGGTCGGAGTCAGCCAGCGGAACCCGTTCCTCACGGAACGAGTCGATGAGGTCGGCTTTCGACTCGATAGCACGCTCGACGAGCCGAGCGAGGATCTCCTGTTGAGTTACTCGTGTCCCCGTCTCCAGTCGTATCTCGGCCTGTAACCGTTCGAGACGCGACTTGGTGTCGTCGTCCATCTTCACCGAGGTCGCCATACTATTTGGTAGAAAATACTACCGGGTAAACGTTTCCACGTACTCTGCCGACACGTTCATCTTTTGTTGCATGCACCATCTGTATTCAGCACACATCACCTGTTAGCGAAGGAGGGTTTCGATAGGACCCCCTCAGAGATACGGCGCGAGGCCGAGCGCCTGCACGAGCGAGACGCCCGCGAGCAGCGACCCAACCAGATATCCGCCTATCGCGCCGCCGTTCAAAAGCGGAAGGCCGGCGTGGGCGCGACCCTTGGCGACGGCCCACATCAACACGCCGAGTCCGAGGAACGTCCCGACCATCGCCAGTAGTGCCGGGAGGTTCAGCGCGGGAATCGCTCCGAACCCGAGCGCCGCCGCGGGCGAGAAGAAGGCCGCGCTGGCGACGAGCACCGTCGGCATCACGGCGTCGCCGAGGCCGATAAAGAACGCGTCGCGCCCGGCGTCGGGTTCGCCCGTTTCCGATTCCGATTCCGATTCGCCTTCACTATCCTCGTCGGCGACCGCGGTCGACTCTTCTTCTTCTTCCGGCCCTTCGCCCTCGTGAACGCCGCTCGCGCCCGAGAAGTCGTCCTCCAGAAGCGAGTACGAAAGCGAGAGCGGGATGACCAGCACGACCGGCACCCGGAGGTCCATCACGCCTTCGGCGAGGCTGAGCATGTGCTCGGTGCCGTAGACGCTGACGGCGTCGTAGACGGCCAACACCGAGAGGAGGACGATGGCCGGGAGGACACCGAAACTGATGCCGAAGAGCCCAGCCGCGCCCGCGCCCATCACCACGCCGGCGGCGTCGACGACGTACCACTCCGGGTAGAGATAGAGCGCCAACGAGACGCCCGCGGCGAGCGCCAGCGTCGGGAGGTCGAGGTAGCCCCCACCCGTCTGGACGGCGAGCGTCGGCGGGACGACGGCGCTGAACACGTACCACGAGAGCATGCCGCTGCTGAGGAGGACGAGCGCGCGGACGGTCCACGCGGCGTCGTAGCGGAAGGCGGCGAGCATCGCGGCGGTGGCGACGAGAATCGCGCCGACGTAGACGAGGCTGTTCGTCGGGTCGGAGGGGTCCTCCACGGCCTGATAGCCGGCCGCGTCGAACGTCGGGACGAGCGCGAGCGCCCCGAGCTGGACGAGGAGGAAGATGAGCGCGGCCAAGAGGGTGCCGCGGAACATGCGAGGGTCCATCGACGACCGGTTAGCACGCAGATGGTTTGGTGGTTCCGCTTGGCGACGAGCGAGGTGTGTCGAAGGAGGCTATCACCGCGCGTACAGTTTCGTGCCGACCATCGACGGAAGCTTCGACCGGTCCTTCGGCGTCACCGCGACGTAGGGGGCGTCGACGGGGCCGAACACGTCGACGATGCGACCCGCCGCGGAGAGGCTCTCGTCGACGACGCTCGTGCCGATTCGCGGGTCCTCGTCGCCCTCCCAGCGGACGATTGCCAACCCTTGTGCCGTCCGGGAGACGGTGCCGACGCGCTGCATCAGTCGCGGAGGATGCCGACGTAGGCGGCGACGGCTTGCACGAGGTCGTTCTTGGTGGCGTCGTCGGCACCCTGGACGAGGACGCAGCCGCGGGTCTCGTACTCCCGGGAGTACGACTTGTCGCGCTCGATGATGGCGTCGTAGCCGACCTGCTGGACGGCTTTGGCGATTTCGTCGACTGTCGGGTCTTCGACGGCCGCTTTCAGCGGGACGCGTCGCCCCTCCGAACGAGTCTTCTCGGCGTCGAGATAGGCGGGCCAGATGACGTTTTCGACCATGGTCGGAGTGAACGCGCCGGGAAAAAGACGGTTGTGGTCGCCGGGCGCGGTCTGACGAGCGGGCGTCGGGTCGGTTAGGCCAGCACCTCGTCGAGTCGGTTAGGTCGGTTAGGCGTCGAGTCGGTTAGGTCAGTTGGGCGTCGGGTCGGTTGAGTTGGTTAGAGACGCCGCGCCGACAGCGCGACGAGGAGAAGGGCGGCGACGGCGGCTGTGACGCCGAAGCCGGGTCCGGTCGTCTCGGTCGAGTCGGCGTCGGTCGCGCCGTCGTCACTGTCGGTCGTCTCCGCGGTCTCGGTACCGTCCGTCGACTCCGACGAACCGTTCTCGGGACCGGTGTCCGCACTCGCGTTCGACGTCGCGTTCGCCTCGAACTCCGCGCGGGAGACGAACGCCGCGTCGGCGTCGGGGTGGAAGCCCTCAGTCATGTTCTGCACCGCGTAGACGACGCTCCGGGGTGCGGGCTGGTTGAGGTAGTTCTGCTCGACGACGACGTACCGCTCGTCCTCGCCGGCGGCGGTGCTGGCGTACGGCTCGGTCGTCACGTACCGCTGGCCGTCGGCTTCCGTCTGGACGAGCAGTATCTCGGGATTCGCCTCGACGACGACCTCGTCGCTCACCTGCGGGTAGCCGCTCAGTCCGCGCTCGGCGGCGACGTTCGACCCGCCGGAGGCGTTTATCATCGCGCTGATGAACGTGTCGCCGCCGGCGACGTAGCCGCCGCCGAGCGGGTAGAGGACGGACGGGCGCTCGGTGTCGGCCGTCGCGTTCTCCGCGGCGTCGACGTTCTGGGTCATCCAGGCGTTAGCCTCGGCCGCGCCCTCGCAGTTACCGGTGAGTTGGCCGACGAGCGTCGTCTTCTCGCGGACGTCCCCGACAGTCGTCGCCTCGGACATGTGGAACACCGTCAGCCCGGAGTTTCGCAGCGACTCGACCGTCTCGACGGGCGTCGCGTTCGGCGCGAGCACGAGGTCGGGGTTCGTACCGACGACCTTCTCGTTGTTCACGCCGAAGCCGGACGCCGAGACGTTCGTCCGGTCCTCCGCGCCGTCGAGGTAGGACGCGAACTGCGAGACGCCGACGACCTGCTCTTCGCCGCCGATCTCCCACATCGTCTGGGCGGCGCTCGGGTTGAGCGTCGTCACGCGTTCGGGTCGTTGCTCTACGGTCACTTCGGTCCCCGTCGCGTCGGTCGCGGTGAACGGGAACGCACAGTCGGCCTGTACCGCCGGCGAGACGTTCTGGTGAGCGCCTGCGCTCTCGACGCCCGTCACAGGAGCCGCCGCCGCGGGTGCGACGAGCGAAAGGACGACGAGCGCCGTGAGAATCGCGGATACTGTCTGTCGCATCGTACGCTGTCCGAACCACTAATCCAATAAGTATTTACCTAATGCAAGCAGGCTTTCGTAACAGATGCGTACTTCGACACGCGCGGGCGTCTGGTCCGGCGCGCTCTCCTGTGTTCTCGCGGTCGTCGTCCTCGTGAGCGCCGGTATCGGGCCGGTCGCTATCGCGCCGACGACGGTCGCGAAAGCGACGCTCAACGCCGTCGCCGTCCCCGGGGCGCTCTCCCTCGGGCAGTCGACGGTCGGCGGTGTCGTCGTCCCGACGCCCGATATCGGCTACGTCCATCCCTTCTCGTTTCCCGTCGAGGAGCCTCACCAGGTCATCGTGACGACGATTCGACTCCCGCGAATCCTGCTCGGGGCCGTCGTCGGCTTCGCGCTGGCGACGGCGGGCGTCGTCATGCAGGGCTTTTTCCGGAACCCGATGGCCGACCCCTCCATCATCGGCGTCTCCTCCGGCGCGGCCGTCGGTGCCGTCGCCTTCCTCGTCGCGCCGTTCGCGCTCCCGTTCGGCCTCGGCCTGCAGGGGGCGGCGTTTCTCGGCGCGCTCTGCACGGCGTTCGGTGTCTACCTCATCGCCAGCGAGAACGGCAAGACGCCCGTCGCGACCCTCCTCCTCGCGGGCGTCGCGGTCCAGACGTTTCTGGGCGCGGTCATCTCCTTCATGCTCCTGCACAGCGGCGAGAGCCTCCGACAGGTCGTCTACTGGCTGATGGGCCACCTCGACAACGCCTCGTGGGGCGACGTCGGCGTCGCGGCGCTCGTCGTCCCGCCGCTGTTTCTCCTGCTGCTCGCCTACGGCCGCGACCTGAACGTCCTCCTCCTCGGCGAGGAAGACGCCCACAGCCTCGGCATCGAAGTCGAGCGCACCAAGCGCGTACTATTGGCGGTGTCGAGTCTCGTCACCGCGGCGGCCGTCGCCGTCTCGGGGGTCATCGGCTTCGTCGGCCTCATCGTCCCGCACGTGATGCGACTCGTCGTCGGCCCCGACCATCGGATTCTGTTGCCGACGAGCGCGCTCGCGGGCGCGGCGTTCCTCGTCGCCACCGACACGCTCGCGCGCTCCGGCACCGCGGAGTTGCCGGTCGGCGTCGTCACCGCGGCGCTGGGCGCGCCCTTCTTCCTCTACCTGCTGCGGACTCAGGAGGTGCGCTCGCTGTGAGCGACCGAAACGGCGAGGGTGACCGAAACGGCGAGGGTGACCGAAACGGCGAGGGTGACGCCGAAACCACCGACGCCGAAACCACCGACGCCGACATCACCGACGCTGACATCACCGACGCCGAAACCCCCGACGCGGCCATCCGCGTCGACGACCTCGCTGTCGAACTCGGCGGCGTCTCCGTCCTCGACGGCGTAGACGCGACGGTCGAACGCGGCGCGTTCGTCGGCCTCGTGGGACCGAACGGCGCGGGGAAAACGACGCTGCTCCGCTCGCTGTCGGGGCTGATCCGACCCGACCGGGGGTCGGTCGCCGTCGACGGCGTCCCCATCGCGGGTCGGTCGTCGAAGGAGGTGAGTCGGCTCGTGGCGACGGTTCCCCAGGACACCTCGCTGTCGTTCGACTTCGACGTGCGCGAGACGGTCGCCATGGGTCGCTCGCCGCATCTCGGTCGGTTCGAGCGGTTCGGCCCCGAGGACGAACGCGCCGTCGACGACGCGATGGAGAGAACGGAAGTCACGCAGTTCGCCGACCGATCGGTGACGGCGGTCAGCGGCGGCGAGCGCCAGCGAGTGCTCCTGGCGCGAGCGCTGGCGCAGGACGCGCCCGTGCTCCTGCTCGACGAACCGACCGCCAGCCTCGACATCAACCACCAGGTACGGACGCTCGAACTCGTCCGCGACCTCGTCGCGAGCGGGAAGACCGTCGTCGCGGCCATCCACGACCTCAACCTCGCGGCGCACTACTGCGACGAACTGCTTCTCTTGGGCGACGGGCGAATGCTGGCGGCGGGCGACCCGCAGTCGGTGCTCACCGAGGCGAATCTGGAGACGGCCTTCGGCGCGAACGCCGTCGTCTCCCGGCACCCGGTGACGGGTTCGGTGTACGTGACGGCGCTGCCCGACGACCCCCGACGCGACCGCGGCGACGAGGGCCGCGTCCACGTCGTCGGCGGCGGCGGGAGCGCCGCCCGCCTCCTCTACCTCCTCGACGCCGCGGGTTACGACGTGTCGGTCGGCGCGCTCAACGAGGGCGACTCCGACACCGAGACGGCCCGCAGTCTGGGGCTGGACGCGGTGACGGTGCCGCCGTTTGCCGCCGTCGACGACGAGGCGTGCGCGGCGGTCGAATCCCGCATCCGCGAGGCGGACGTGACCGTCGTCGCCGACGTCGAGGTCGGCGAGGGGAACCGGGCGAATCTCGAAGCAGTTCGTCCCGCGTCGTCGGTCGTGCTCGTCGAGGAACGGCCGTTCGCGGAGCGAAACTACGCCG is a genomic window of Haloprofundus halophilus containing:
- the dapB gene encoding 4-hydroxy-tetrahydrodipicolinate reductase, whose amino-acid sequence is MSAGDDVRGRPIRIAITGATGRMGGELRELAADRDDLNVVLAVARSGQGEEIEDAADLPSLLAERDPDVLVDFTGPESSVEYAAACVEAGVPVVVGTTGFSEEQQSALEDAGESIPLLKAANFSRGIAGLRRAVREAVAALPDYDIEVTETHHNGKRDAPSGTANTILDDIEAERETTGRVHGREGDQPREAGEIGVHARRAGDVTGEHEVLLAGNHEVLSLTHRAGSRGVFAAGALDAAVWLAGREAGRYDFSDVIGGSDER
- the dapA gene encoding 4-hydroxy-tetrahydrodipicolinate synthase, with the protein product MTTTQFRGVYPAMTTPFTSEGRIDFEQLRTDARRLEAAGVAGLVPVGSTGESATLSHDEHVDVVEAVVDAVDVPVIAGSGSNSTREALELSRRSADAGADALLLISPYYNKPEPAGMVDHYRTIADEVDVPQIVYNVPSRTGRNMTVDTVAELASHENVAGYKAASGDLNQISEVVERTQEEEFSVLSGDDGLTLPVLSVGGAGTISVVANVEPERTVELVSAALDGDYARARGIHHELGPLTRQLFVETNPIPVKEAMAMRGYGPADLRAPLTRLSEEHRQRLRELLDDLQPEAREAEATSG
- a CDS encoding LabA-like NYN domain-containing protein, which produces MTEIHPNQRVAVLVDAQNLYHTAQSLYSRNIDYSSLLEKSVQDRELTRAISYVIRADAPDEERFFEALVDIGFETKIKDIKTFGDGSKKADWDVGMSLDAVTLASHVDTIVLCTGDGDFSRLCSHLRHEGVRAEVMAFKQSTAEELIEAADSFLDLSERQETFLL
- a CDS encoding PUA domain-containing protein, translating into MSDAADVADLRVVADYQFGAGAGDALFPETGDFELRRTKSGRPRQVYDGDDRVVSYGVDGRFRLGVAGGRRLIETLDAPACRVVVGDESEPFVRDGKNVFAKFVQEVGEEIRQGDEVAVVHEDGGVLAVGRAELSASAMLDFESGMAVKVRSGAGEA
- a CDS encoding type II toxin-antitoxin system VapC family toxin, whose protein sequence is MSVFVDTGVFFAHHDTDAARHDHAVDAFDSLLDGEYGQPYTNDYVFDETVTLTRARTGSFEAANAVASRILGEEPFPRVFELLHLQPDDVRASLDAFRRYDDHELSFTDASIVALCESRGIDAILSFDTDFDGLIDRIEPGT
- a CDS encoding presenilin family intramembrane aspartyl protease PSH, whose translation is MDPRMFRGTLLAALIFLLVQLGALALVPTFDAAGYQAVEDPSDPTNSLVYVGAILVATAAMLAAFRYDAAWTVRALVLLSSGMLSWYVFSAVVPPTLAVQTGGGYLDLPTLALAAGVSLALYLYPEWYVVDAAGVVMGAGAAGLFGISFGVLPAIVLLSVLAVYDAVSVYGTEHMLSLAEGVMDLRVPVVLVIPLSLSYSLLEDDFSGASGVHEGEGPEEEEESTAVADEDSEGESESESETGEPDAGRDAFFIGLGDAVMPTVLVASAAFFSPAAALGFGAIPALNLPALLAMVGTFLGLGVLMWAVAKGRAHAGLPLLNGGAIGGYLVGSLLAGVSLVQALGLAPYL
- a CDS encoding H/ACA ribonucleoprotein complex subunit GAR1, whose amino-acid sequence is MQRVGTVSRTAQGLAIVRWEGDEDPRIGTSVVDESLSAAGRIVDVFGPVDAPYVAVTPKDRSKLPSMVGTKLYAR
- the srp19 gene encoding signal recognition particle subunit SRP19 — its product is MVENVIWPAYLDAEKTRSEGRRVPLKAAVEDPTVDEIAKAVQQVGYDAIIERDKSYSREYETRGCVLVQGADDATKNDLVQAVAAYVGILRD
- a CDS encoding PGF-CTERM-anchored ABC transporter substrate-binding protein, whose product is MRQTVSAILTALVVLSLVAPAAAAPVTGVESAGAHQNVSPAVQADCAFPFTATDATGTEVTVEQRPERVTTLNPSAAQTMWEIGGEEQVVGVSQFASYLDGAEDRTNVSASGFGVNNEKVVGTNPDLVLAPNATPVETVESLRNSGLTVFHMSEATTVGDVREKTTLVGQLTGNCEGAAEANAWMTQNVDAAENATADTERPSVLYPLGGGYVAGGDTFISAMINASGGSNVAAERGLSGYPQVSDEVVVEANPEILLVQTEADGQRYVTTEPYASTAAGEDERYVVVEQNYLNQPAPRSVVYAVQNMTEGFHPDADAAFVSRAEFEANATSNASADTGPENGSSESTDGTETAETTDSDDGATDADSTETTGPGFGVTAAVAALLLVALSARRL
- the btuC gene encoding vitamin B12 ABC transporter permease BtuC, which translates into the protein MRTSTRAGVWSGALSCVLAVVVLVSAGIGPVAIAPTTVAKATLNAVAVPGALSLGQSTVGGVVVPTPDIGYVHPFSFPVEEPHQVIVTTIRLPRILLGAVVGFALATAGVVMQGFFRNPMADPSIIGVSSGAAVGAVAFLVAPFALPFGLGLQGAAFLGALCTAFGVYLIASENGKTPVATLLLAGVAVQTFLGAVISFMLLHSGESLRQVVYWLMGHLDNASWGDVGVAALVVPPLFLLLLAYGRDLNVLLLGEEDAHSLGIEVERTKRVLLAVSSLVTAAAVAVSGVIGFVGLIVPHVMRLVVGPDHRILLPTSALAGAAFLVATDTLARSGTAELPVGVVTAALGAPFFLYLLRTQEVRSL
- a CDS encoding heme ABC transporter ATP-binding protein encodes the protein MSDRNGEGDRNGEGDRNGEGDAETTDAETTDADITDADITDAETPDAAIRVDDLAVELGGVSVLDGVDATVERGAFVGLVGPNGAGKTTLLRSLSGLIRPDRGSVAVDGVPIAGRSSKEVSRLVATVPQDTSLSFDFDVRETVAMGRSPHLGRFERFGPEDERAVDDAMERTEVTQFADRSVTAVSGGERQRVLLARALAQDAPVLLLDEPTASLDINHQVRTLELVRDLVASGKTVVAAIHDLNLAAHYCDELLLLGDGRMLAAGDPQSVLTEANLETAFGANAVVSRHPVTGSVYVTALPDDPRRDRGDEGRVHVVGGGGSAARLLYLLDAAGYDVSVGALNEGDSDTETARSLGLDAVTVPPFAAVDDEACAAVESRIREADVTVVADVEVGEGNRANLEAVRPASSVVLVEERPFAERNYAGPAVAETYAELRARATVVSPSRVVGAVAAAADESRDATDATRSAQSSQSSSPSRFSDQRS